One segment of Niabella beijingensis DNA contains the following:
- a CDS encoding ABC transporter permease, which translates to MKFTDTLLLAFRTVKSNKLRTGLTVTIIAFGIMALVGIITAIKAMNQKFSESFSSMGANGFTIRFKERNMNFGGGRNDDLAVSKKGKKEKQSNLNKVITKQEAEYFIQHYRFPGAVAGISVFGGRSSILSFGDKKTSPNVVLLAGDDQYLGLNAYKVLYGRNFTAGEVRNGQNVCVLGFDVAKSFFGEAMDKGVNTTIRINNIPYRVLGILEGKGSTFGFSRDNMVVTGYQNWERNFGTAGASYVIAVKVNDLKQLDAAMGEAESFFRSVRKNNITEASNFALDKSDSAVQTAMNVLRYIRWAAVVIGVITLLGAAIGLMNIMLVSVSERTKEVGLVKALGGKKRSVKTQFLLEAVIISVLGAMLGILLGIIIGNLFSMVLNTGFVVPWDWVLYGIVICTIVGLGAGIYPAVKAGKLNPIDALRYE; encoded by the coding sequence GTGAAATTTACAGACACATTGCTGCTTGCGTTCCGGACGGTTAAAAGTAATAAGCTGCGTACCGGACTTACGGTTACCATTATTGCATTTGGCATTATGGCCCTGGTGGGTATCATCACGGCGATCAAGGCCATGAATCAGAAATTTTCCGAAAGCTTTTCTTCCATGGGCGCCAATGGGTTTACCATTCGCTTTAAAGAGCGGAACATGAATTTTGGCGGAGGCCGCAACGATGATCTTGCCGTTTCAAAAAAAGGGAAAAAGGAAAAACAATCTAATCTTAATAAGGTCATTACGAAACAAGAGGCCGAATATTTTATACAGCATTACCGGTTCCCGGGTGCCGTGGCCGGCATCTCCGTATTTGGCGGAAGAAGCAGTATCCTTTCCTTTGGAGATAAGAAGACCAGTCCGAATGTAGTGCTGCTGGCCGGTGATGATCAATACCTGGGGCTGAATGCCTATAAGGTGTTGTATGGCCGGAACTTTACGGCAGGTGAGGTACGGAACGGACAGAATGTATGTGTGCTGGGGTTTGATGTGGCTAAAAGTTTTTTTGGAGAGGCGATGGACAAAGGCGTGAATACGACCATACGTATCAACAATATCCCCTACCGGGTGCTGGGCATCCTGGAGGGCAAAGGGTCCACTTTTGGCTTCAGCCGGGACAATATGGTGGTAACGGGTTACCAGAACTGGGAGCGGAATTTCGGCACTGCCGGGGCCTCCTATGTTATTGCTGTAAAAGTCAATGATTTGAAACAGCTGGATGCCGCCATGGGAGAGGCCGAGAGCTTCTTCCGTTCCGTGCGGAAAAACAATATTACGGAAGCCAGCAATTTTGCACTGGATAAAAGCGACAGTGCCGTGCAAACCGCAATGAATGTGCTGCGCTATATCCGCTGGGCGGCTGTTGTGATCGGGGTGATCACCTTGCTCGGGGCCGCTATCGGATTGATGAATATTATGCTGGTATCCGTCTCCGAGCGGACCAAGGAAGTGGGGCTGGTAAAAGCCCTGGGCGGGAAAAAACGGTCCGTAAAAACACAGTTCCTGCTGGAGGCGGTGATCATCAGTGTGCTGGGCGCTATGCTCGGTATCCTGCTGGGAATCATTATCGGTAACCTGTTTTCAATGGTGCTGAACACCGGTTTTGTAGTGCCCTGGGATTGGGTGTTATATGGAATTGTCATTTGTACAATTGTAGGCCTGGGAGCGGGAATTTATCCGGCTGTAAAGGCTGGAAAACTCAATCCGATCGATGCGTTGCGCTATGAATAA